CGTCCCGACGCCGCGCGGGCACACGCTGGTGGGGACGCTGACGCGCCCCGCGGGCGCCGCGGGCGCCGCGGGGCGGGTGCCGGTAGTGGTGACGATCAGCGGCTCGGGCCCGCAGGACCGCGACGGCCAGATCGTGGGCATCGCCGACTACCGGCCGTTCCGCGCGATCGCCGACACGCTGGGGCGGCGCGGCATCGCGGTGCTGCGGCTGGACGAGCGGGGGGTGGGCGCGTCGAGCGGCACGTTCGCGAGCGCGACCTCGCGCGACTTCGCGGACGACGTGCGGGCCGCGCTGGACTGGCTGCGCACGCGTGCGGACGTGGACCCGGCGCGGCTCGCGCTGCTGGGGCACAGCGAGGGCGGGCTGATCGCGCCGCTGGTGGCGGCCGAGGACTCGAGCCTCGCGGGGGTGGTGCTGCTGGCGGCGCCGGGGATCCCGGGGCGGCAGATCCTCGACTACCAGAGCCGGCTCGGGATGCCGCCCGCGGGCGCGCTGCCCGCCGCGCGGCGCGACTCGATGCTGACCGCGCTCTCGCGCGCGGTGGACACGGCGATCAAGCAGAGCGCGTGGCTGCGCTGGTTCGCGGCCCACGATCCGCGGCCGGTGGCGCGTCGGGTGCGCGTGCCGACGCTGGTGCTGCAGGGCGCGACGGACGTGCAGGTGACGCCCGACCAGGCGGACACGCTGGTGGCGGCGCTGCGCGCGGGGGGCAACCGCGCGGTGACGCGCCGCGTCTTCCCGGCGGTGAACCATCTCTTCCTGGCCGATTCGAGCGGTGCGCCGGGCGGCTACCTGGCGCTGCCGAGCAAGCGGCTGCCGCCCGAGGTGCTGGGCGCGATCGCGGACTGGCTGGCGACCACGCTGCGTGTGGGGCCGCGCGCGGGTGGGGCCGCGGTGCCGGTCCGGAAGTGACGGGCGGTGACGACGCGTCGCGCGTGACGTGTGCGCGTGCGAGGCGTCACAACGCGTGACGCGGCATCTCGCCGCGTGACGCGAGCGCTTCACGCAGGGCGCCGTAGGGCGCACGGCTATTGCGTACGCAGGGGGCGCGCTTAGGTTTGGTCGCGTTCGCCCCTAATTCCCCACCTGCGAGCGCGCTCGATTCCCCCACCAGGAGACGCGATGGCCACTGCGAAGAAGTCGGCTGCTGGCGCGAAGAAGGCTGCTGCGAAGAAGTCCTCCGCCAAGACCGCGAAGAAGGCCGCTCCGGCGCGCGGCGCCGCGGCGAAGAGCGCGGCGAAGAAGGCTCCGGCCAAGAAGGCGGCGCCGGCGAAGAAGGCGGCAGCGAAGGCGCCCGCGAAGAAGGCGGCCGCGAAGGCCCCTGCGAAGAAGGCCGCCGCCAAGGCTCCCGCGAAGAAGCGGGCGCTGAACCCGGCCCTCGCCGCGCCCATGCAGCCGAGCGGCGAGCTCGCGGCGGTGATCGGCAACAAGCCGATGCCGCGCAGCGAGGTGGCCAAGCAGATCTGGGCCTACATCAAGAAGAACAACCTCCAGGACCAGGTCAACAAGCGGAACATCAACGCCGACGACAACCTCCGGAAGGTCTTCGGCGGGAAGAACCAGGTGACGATGTTCGAGATGACGGCCCTGGTGAACAAGCACCTCAAGCCGTCCGCCTGATCACACCACGATCGGCACGGCACGGGCGAGGGGGCGCGTCGGGAAACCGACGCGCCCCCTCGCCGCGTACGGGGCGCATCCGGGAGGACGTCCGGCTGCCCTTGGCGCCGCCCCGCGACGGCGCCAGCTTTCGCCGGTCGTCCCGGGACGCGCCGCGCATCCTCCGCCGCGTCCCGCGCCCCACCCGCCCACCGTCCCACCGCCTCGCCGTCCGTGGCCTCCTCCTCCGCCCGTCCCCGCAACGTCGTCGCCGAGGTGCGTGCCGGCCGCCGCAGCGCCGGCTCCTCCTCCCGCGGCGCGAAGCGCCGGGGCGGGGCCTGGGAGAGCGTCCGTGCCTTCCTCGGCACGGTCATCCTCTTCCTGATCCTGCGCACCTTCTTCGTCGAGGCGTTCCGCATCCCGTCGGGGAGCATGATCCCGGCGCTGCTGGTGGGCGACTGGCTGTTCGTGAACAAGCTGGTCTACGGGCCGCACATCCCGTTCACGAGCGTCAACCTGCCCGGCTACGCGGAGCCGAAGCG
This Roseisolibacter agri DNA region includes the following protein-coding sequences:
- a CDS encoding alpha/beta hydrolase family protein, which translates into the protein MTTGRRLAVVLAVALSVALSGAGSASAAAQTPAPPVALLPVARDGFVLTVGADTFAVEHVTRSAAGFEGELFLRGQRQRIAYTVTLEPDGRVHRVQLYQWAPRAAADARPMGNLQYLFSGDTLVVTGAAGNVAMQRLPLMPGTLPWINPSFAFAEQMTRRARRMGATIDGLRRDLPVVNLGTGARSAVAVTAVGRDSMVLDFGNALLRLAVDSAGQVLGGRLPAQSLAITRVANLPADAGRGMPSYDAPPGAPYTAEEVRVPTPRGHTLVGTLTRPAGAAGAAGRVPVVVTISGSGPQDRDGQIVGIADYRPFRAIADTLGRRGIAVLRLDERGVGASSGTFASATSRDFADDVRAALDWLRTRADVDPARLALLGHSEGGLIAPLVAAEDSSLAGVVLLAAPGIPGRQILDYQSRLGMPPAGALPAARRDSMLTALSRAVDTAIKQSAWLRWFAAHDPRPVARRVRVPTLVLQGATDVQVTPDQADTLVAALRAGGNRAVTRRVFPAVNHLFLADSSGAPGGYLALPSKRLPPEVLGAIADWLATTLRVGPRAGGAAVPVRK
- a CDS encoding SWIB/MDM2 domain-containing protein is translated as MATAKKSAAGAKKAAAKKSSAKTAKKAAPARGAAAKSAAKKAPAKKAAPAKKAAAKAPAKKAAAKAPAKKAAAKAPAKKRALNPALAAPMQPSGELAAVIGNKPMPRSEVAKQIWAYIKKNNLQDQVNKRNINADDNLRKVFGGKNQVTMFEMTALVNKHLKPSA